Within Hypomesus transpacificus isolate Combined female chromosome 10, fHypTra1, whole genome shotgun sequence, the genomic segment TGTCGATCACCATCCTCCTGAGGGACTGCCTCTGCTTCttgctgaggttctggaagatGTCACAGTTGTCCTCCTGGAGTAGCTTGAAGCCCACCGCAAGGTGGTGGTTCTCCAGAACCGACTCATCGTTGTACATCAGAGCCAGCTCTGAGtctgtgacagagagggagagcagacaaacagagatgcagagagatggGGTAAGACACAGCAAGCAAATACAGCATTCTCTGGCACAGACCATAAATCAATACCTACTGATGAGTCAGGGTGTGACATGGTTTGTACTCACTTGTGTTGATGAGGAACTGGTTGGAGACACCCGGGTGGTCCACGTCATGGATGGCTGCCGCAAAGATGGCCGCCAGGATCTCCAAATCGGTGAAGACGGCCTGTGATTGGACAAGGGGCAGCGTGAGAAGAGGAAACCTTGTGAGTTTCACACAGTGTAAAGAAACAAATCGTAGGACGCTCAATTTGTTTTGCAGCCACAACAGCAACTTAAAGACATGCTGTGTGGAGTGGAGTTGGGCCTGATAAGAGTACAGGggagaaggcagggagagagcagagggaggagagaggcaggcagcttcgaggagaggaaaaaggaggagaggagaggaggggaagagaagggagcagagcagagagtctTACGTCCAGGGCAGGGGTGGACAGCAGGATGTGTGTGGACTGGGCCACGTCGGCCGCGTGCAGGCTGTTGTGGTAGGCCACGTCAGAGTGGTAGTGGGCCTCCAGGGTCAACATGAACGTGACAAACGTGTCCGTCGGGATCTTGAACGTCTTCATCAGGTCTCGCTCCTGCACACCAAAAACACACTCAGCTTACTGCCGTCGGGTTCTACTTAAGCCTACCATGTACTGCAGTAGTGTTTTGTAGCCTAGTACTCGGATGGTTAGGGAACTTCACTTCGAATGAActtaattttttttgtgggcaaATACTACTGGAATGATTCAGTGACAGATTCGGCAGTGGAAGGAGCTGGAGTTCAGAAGATGAGCGCGGTGGACTGAGTGACTCACTGGCTCATAATACCGTGGTGGTTCTCTGTCTAGTCATCATTTAGAAGATGTTCTAAGAACAGCATAACAGGACGTGAAGCAAACTGATTCAGTCAAAcagagacacatacatacagacctTGGACTAGTGAGTCACTCCTTCCTTATTCCTTTGACGTATAatactaaagtgtgtgtgtgtgtctgcgtgtgtgtgcgtctgcctgtgtgtgtgtgtagaaggagGCTCACCTGGAAGATGGTGTACATGATGCAGGTGAGGGGGCGGTTGTGGGAATGTTCGGCCACCCTGAAGATGTTCAGACCCCAGGTGTTGATGTCCTCCAGGTCCTGATGTGAataagagacagaggggggggggtgagtcgaGACTACAAccacgggagggaggggatgatgaCACTCTGGATGGCGCACGCGCGCGTGTCTCCACGCTCTCCCGCACCTTGGACAGCAGGTCCTCCTGGTCCGTCTTCACCCCGAAGCGGCTGAGCGCCGAGTCCCCGGGGGCGTGGCTGACCTTCCTCACCCCGCTGATCTGGGTCATCATCCCCGTCTGCTGGCCCGcctgcttcctcttcctctcccggcCCTTCTTCACGGGGCACGGCAGCTCCAGCTCGTTCTGCTTGTCTGGGGGacggaaagagagcgagagagagagagagacagggagaggggtggagagagagagagagacagggagaggggtggaggggtggaaaaggagcgagagagagaaaaacagcagaaagcGTTATTTTGCTGCTTTGTGCATGACCAAACTTGACCTCTGACATGTGAGACCACAGACAAAGTTATTGAAGGATCTTAGTAGTCGTACTCATTCCATTTGCATCTGTCAGATCTCTGTGCTCTCTTTCCTtccatctcctttccttctcctttcctcagCGCCTCATCACCGCTTTTTTATTTACGTGCCACGCAAAAATACCCCGACAccccaaataaaaaaaatacaaaataatttgcTGCTaaatgaaacttttttttaaatcggAAGCACGGAACGCTTTTACAATCCCTTTCACAAACACCTTCACAAGTTCACCAATTCCGGGAAGAGAGGTCGAGAGGTGTAACGCAGTGACGCAAACAATAACAGTACGGAGAAAAGGAAACGGGCCTTTTCGTGTTCAGAGGTCCTGTTTGCAGAGACGCTGGTGCCATGCTGGTACCATGCTGGTGGTTTGCCCTCTGGCGCAGGTGATGTCCCCTTTGTTGTGctccttctgtgtgtgcgtgtgtgtgtgcgtgtgtgtgtgtgggcacatgCCATATCTCATAGGACCTCCCCCTTACTCCATTGCCATGCACAAAGCACGTCTTTGTTTCTGAGAGACGCTAGCAGCTTCAAGGGCATCGAGACATTTCTGCTTCAGAGGTTCGTCGCCTGTCTTTTCTCGACGCGCGCGGAGGGGTTTTCAAGGCACGCGCACTCGTTTTAGTCAAGAAAAAGCAGTTCCATGCTGCTCGTTCTAGTCCTAGCCCCAGTCCACATGCTGACTAACTGACTGGGAGTCATGGACTATGCTCTGGAGCTGTCAAATGCAGGGAGACACTGCAGCCACACTGCTGAATAATACAGAGGCTTGccccaaaccacacacacacagtcctctccctctccagactgaagtcatccccccccccccccccctcctcaccccccacccccgccgcAGTGAGAGCGAGGGAAACACTCCTGAAAACCAGATCTGACTGGTTTGAAAGCAGTGGTGCAGACCAGAGGCTAGCCCTTCCGGTACGCTGCATGAGCTCATGGTAACCCTGAAGAGTCGGGCACACGCGCTGACCTTCCTGCCCGCAGGTGTCATACCGAGAGAACAGCAAGAATTTGACCTTTCAAATCATTTGGATTTACCTCATGAATACCCGTCACGTGAAAAGAACAGACTGTCTATCAGTGTATGgtttgtgtgcgcgcatgtCACTTGGACGTGACTGAGACACTTACCTAGGAAGGTGTTGGAGATGAACTCTGACACCTGGTTGCCAGAGCGACTCATTTCCG encodes:
- the LOC124473075 gene encoding cAMP-specific 3',5'-cyclic phosphodiesterase 4B-like isoform X3 translates to MGLCYPEKNEMFGIRTSWKQFKRMLNRELTHLSEMSRSGNQVSEFISNTFLDKQNELELPCPVKKGRERKRKQAGQQTGMMTQISGVRKVSHAPGDSALSRFGVKTDQEDLLSKDLEDINTWGLNIFRVAEHSHNRPLTCIMYTIFQERDLMKTFKIPTDTFVTFMLTLEAHYHSDVAYHNSLHAADVAQSTHILLSTPALDAVFTDLEILAAIFAAAIHDVDHPGVSNQFLINTNSELALMYNDESVLENHHLAVGFKLLQEDNCDIFQNLSKKQRQSLRRMVIDMVLATDMSKHMSLLADLKTMVETKKVTSSGVLLLDNYTDRIQVLRNMVHCADLSNPTKSLDLYRQWTDRIMDEFFHQGDRERERGMEISPMCDKHTASVEKSQVGFIDYIVHPLWETWADLVHPDAQDILDTLEDNRNWYQSMIPQSPSPPFYSGDAEGDGDGEGDGDGDGEGRGGCEQGTKFQFELTLEDEGRPCGQTQTLPGPSSPDPADTSPPS
- the LOC124473075 gene encoding cAMP-specific 3',5'-cyclic phosphodiesterase 4B-like isoform X4: MPEGNYLLSVSWGYIKFKRMLNRELTHLSEMSRSGNQVSEFISNTFLDKQNELELPCPVKKGRERKRKQAGQQTGMMTQISGVRKVSHAPGDSALSRFGVKTDQEDLLSKDLEDINTWGLNIFRVAEHSHNRPLTCIMYTIFQERDLMKTFKIPTDTFVTFMLTLEAHYHSDVAYHNSLHAADVAQSTHILLSTPALDAVFTDLEILAAIFAAAIHDVDHPGVSNQFLINTNSELALMYNDESVLENHHLAVGFKLLQEDNCDIFQNLSKKQRQSLRRMVIDMVLATDMSKHMSLLADLKTMVETKKVTSSGVLLLDNYTDRIQVLRNMVHCADLSNPTKSLDLYRQWTDRIMDEFFHQGDRERERGMEISPMCDKHTASVEKSQVGFIDYIVHPLWETWADLVHPDAQDILDTLEDNRNWYQSMIPQSPSPPFYSGDAEGDGDGEGDGDGDGEGRGGCEQGTKFQFELTLEDEGRPCGQTQTLPGPSSPDPADTSPPS